In one Sphingomonas sp. S1-29 genomic region, the following are encoded:
- the gspN gene encoding type II secretion system protein N: protein MSPTIRRGWIAENEALPAGSSPLLQDTRIQARRRITLFAGIGIAAYVAAMVATMPASVFLKNKPWRTGVAGTVWNGEVGVAGGSVVAWEWAPLRSLTSLGFAVDWTAKGPDTDLGGQALLRGGGVRLDNVSGSADASLLAAVFPKLPFACQLTMQLELPRLRLGGDGQLVEGNATIDPGSCSARAKGAAVPGIASATPAMILTAEHIGTESRIRLAPIGQRRRTLIDATLNEDGGYKVQLTQDGAAMLPFTGLPAGVGIESEL, encoded by the coding sequence ATGTCGCCGACGATACGACGAGGGTGGATCGCAGAAAACGAAGCGCTGCCCGCCGGTTCATCGCCGCTACTCCAGGATACAAGAATTCAGGCACGGCGGCGTATTACGCTGTTCGCCGGCATCGGCATAGCCGCTTACGTCGCGGCGATGGTGGCGACGATGCCCGCGAGCGTGTTTCTGAAGAACAAGCCGTGGCGCACCGGCGTCGCGGGCACGGTGTGGAACGGCGAAGTCGGGGTCGCCGGGGGCAGCGTGGTGGCGTGGGAATGGGCGCCGCTGCGCTCGCTGACCAGCCTGGGCTTCGCGGTCGACTGGACCGCCAAGGGGCCGGACACCGATCTTGGCGGGCAGGCGCTGCTGCGCGGCGGCGGGGTGCGGCTCGACAATGTCAGCGGGTCGGCCGATGCGTCGCTGCTGGCGGCGGTGTTCCCCAAGCTACCCTTTGCCTGCCAATTGACGATGCAGCTCGAGCTGCCGCGGCTCCGACTGGGTGGTGACGGCCAGCTGGTCGAGGGCAATGCGACGATCGATCCGGGCAGCTGCTCGGCGCGCGCCAAGGGTGCGGCGGTGCCGGGGATCGCGAGCGCGACGCCGGCGATGATCCTGACCGCCGAACATATCGGCACCGAGAGCCGCATCCGGCTGGCACCGATCGGCCAGCGGCGGCGGACGCTGATCGACGCGACGCTGAACGAGGATGGCGGGTATAAGGTGCAATTGACACAGGACGGCGCGGCGATGCTGCCGTTTACCGGGTTGCCCGCGGGGGTCGGGATCGAGAGCGAATTGTAG
- a CDS encoding nucleoside deaminase gives MPDTEDERWMREAIALALTKGSDPSDTPIAAIIVRDGTVLAARCNETAETCDATAHAEIVAMRAAGAAIGDMELRGATLYSTLQPCGMCTMASIWSKVGRIVFGAGRDDVHPMYFEDRQIDTVDFIRDAWRDDLSIEGGVLAAECAKLYYGPNDDVPVEEQGNI, from the coding sequence ATGCCCGACACCGAAGACGAACGCTGGATGCGCGAAGCGATCGCGCTCGCCCTCACCAAGGGCAGCGACCCTTCGGACACCCCGATCGCCGCGATCATCGTCCGCGACGGCACGGTGCTGGCGGCGCGCTGCAACGAAACCGCCGAGACCTGCGACGCCACCGCGCATGCCGAAATCGTCGCGATGCGCGCGGCGGGCGCGGCGATCGGTGACATGGAGCTGCGCGGCGCGACGCTCTATTCGACGCTCCAGCCGTGCGGCATGTGCACGATGGCGTCGATCTGGTCGAAGGTCGGGCGGATCGTGTTCGGCGCCGGGCGCGACGACGTCCATCCGATGTATTTCGAGGATCGCCAGATCGATACGGTCGATTTCATCCGCGACGCCTGGCGCGACGATCTGTCGATCGAGGGCGGGGTGCTCGCCGCGGAGTGCGCAAAGCTCTATTACGGCCCGAACGATGACGTGCCGGTCGAGGAGCAGGGCAACATCTGA
- a CDS encoding type II secretion system protein GspJ, with the protein MRDCNEEEAGFTLLELMISLGLFALIAVAGLALVDSVLGVQARTATRLDSLANVSRAMFVVSSDLEQIARGRVVSSGRDLIFTRVAPGFGGPPVEVRYTLAGGTLLRSIGGAPQRLLSGVTAARFRFEDGGWRETWPLSEETGEAWPRAVEMELGIEGRGTLRRVVALPARPEQAP; encoded by the coding sequence GTGAGGGACTGTAACGAGGAAGAAGCAGGCTTCACCCTCCTCGAACTGATGATCTCGCTCGGCCTGTTCGCGCTCATCGCGGTCGCCGGGCTCGCGCTGGTCGACAGCGTGCTCGGCGTCCAGGCCCGCACCGCCACCCGGCTCGATTCGCTCGCGAACGTCAGCCGCGCGATGTTCGTCGTCTCGAGCGACCTCGAACAGATCGCGCGCGGCCGCGTCGTCTCGAGCGGGCGCGACCTGATCTTCACCCGCGTCGCCCCCGGATTTGGCGGCCCGCCGGTCGAGGTGCGCTACACCCTTGCCGGCGGCACGCTGCTGCGTTCGATCGGCGGCGCGCCGCAGCGGTTGCTGTCGGGGGTCACCGCCGCGCGCTTCCGCTTCGAGGACGGCGGCTGGCGCGAAACCTGGCCGCTGTCCGAGGAAACCGGCGAGGCCTGGCCGCGCGCGGTCGAGATGGAGCTTGGCATCGAAGGCCGCGGCACGCTCCGCCGCGTCGTCGCGCTCCCCGCGCGCCCCGAGCAGGCACCATGA
- a CDS encoding tryptophan 2,3-dioxygenase, whose amino-acid sequence MSTITYDSYLALDQLLSAQQPISDHHDEPLFIVMHQTKELWMRQTIHELGLAIELIRADRLVESYKTLARVSRIQAVMTLSWDVLQTMTATDYLRFRRVLGTSSGFQSDQFRTVEVMLGFRDGPRHGPATRAAAERPSLWDEANAAAHRAGLPIPAEALARDWPAPYAPDGRVEDAWREVYREEAKWWPLYQLAEKLVDLDEAFAVWRHKHVMTVSRIIGHKQGTGGTGVSYLEATLPKRAFPELWSLRTAL is encoded by the coding sequence ATGTCCACGATAACCTATGACAGCTATCTCGCGCTCGACCAGTTGCTGAGCGCGCAGCAGCCGATCTCCGATCATCACGACGAACCCTTGTTCATCGTGATGCACCAGACCAAGGAATTGTGGATGCGCCAGACGATCCATGAGCTGGGTCTGGCGATCGAGCTGATCCGCGCCGATCGATTGGTCGAAAGCTACAAGACGCTGGCGCGTGTCAGCCGGATCCAGGCGGTGATGACGCTGTCGTGGGACGTGCTCCAGACGATGACCGCGACCGATTATCTGCGCTTCCGCCGCGTGCTCGGCACCTCGTCGGGCTTCCAGTCGGACCAGTTCCGCACGGTCGAGGTGATGCTCGGCTTTCGCGACGGCCCGCGCCACGGCCCCGCCACCCGCGCCGCCGCCGAGCGCCCCAGCCTGTGGGACGAAGCCAACGCCGCCGCGCACCGCGCCGGCCTGCCGATCCCCGCCGAAGCGCTCGCGCGCGACTGGCCAGCGCCCTATGCCCCCGACGGCCGCGTCGAGGATGCCTGGCGCGAAGTGTATCGCGAAGAAGCCAAATGGTGGCCGCTCTATCAGCTCGCTGAAAAGCTGGTCGATCTCGACGAAGCCTTCGCGGTCTGGCGGCACAAGCATGTCATGACGGTCTCGCGGATCATCGGCCACAAACAGGGCACCGGCGGCACCGGCGTTTCCTATCTCGAGGCTACCTTGCCCAAGCGCGCTTTCCCCGAACTCTGGTCGCTAAGGACCGCTTTGTGA
- a CDS encoding ABC transporter substrate-binding protein: MLAAKKADKRPIALLVPLTGAHSALGLSMQRAAMLAENTPRLLQVFDTGGTPAGAQAAALAAMKAKCAMVLGPLLAAEAGWVVQAVAGRAPVICFSNDPAVRSTGAFVMGITATQVTGAVLRYARTRGIRRVAVIGDGNPWATAAATAADALQGELNMAVQRIEVLPGGVVPNAGDAPDAVMIPGGGETMMAAARNLKGSGIQLLGTVQALDHRPASLELLDGAWLASPDPVAFGAFAGAYEGRMGGAPGAIAALAYDAAAICRQLREKSTLDRTGLLGEPAYEAATGPLRFREDGSVARDMAIVVAGPDGYQKVAMSRGA, translated from the coding sequence TTGCTGGCGGCGAAGAAGGCCGACAAGCGGCCGATCGCCCTGCTGGTGCCGCTGACCGGCGCCCATTCGGCGCTGGGGCTTAGCATGCAGCGCGCCGCCATGCTCGCCGAAAACACGCCCAGGCTGCTCCAGGTGTTCGATACCGGCGGCACCCCCGCGGGCGCGCAGGCCGCGGCGCTGGCGGCGATGAAGGCCAAGTGCGCGATGGTGCTCGGGCCATTGCTCGCCGCCGAGGCAGGGTGGGTGGTGCAGGCGGTGGCGGGCCGCGCGCCGGTGATCTGCTTCTCGAACGACCCCGCCGTGCGCTCGACCGGCGCGTTCGTGATGGGAATCACCGCAACGCAGGTGACCGGCGCGGTGCTGCGCTACGCCCGCACCCGCGGCATCCGCCGCGTGGCGGTGATCGGCGACGGCAACCCCTGGGCCACCGCCGCCGCCACCGCCGCCGACGCGCTGCAGGGCGAGCTCAACATGGCGGTCCAGCGGATCGAGGTGCTGCCCGGCGGCGTCGTGCCCAATGCCGGTGACGCGCCCGACGCGGTGATGATCCCCGGCGGCGGCGAGACGATGATGGCCGCCGCGCGCAACCTGAAGGGCAGCGGCATCCAGCTGCTCGGCACCGTCCAGGCGCTCGACCACCGCCCGGCGTCGCTCGAACTGCTCGACGGCGCCTGGCTCGCCAGCCCCGATCCGGTGGCATTCGGCGCCTTTGCCGGCGCCTATGAAGGCCGGATGGGCGGCGCCCCCGGCGCGATCGCCGCGCTCGCCTATGACGCCGCCGCGATCTGCCGCCAGCTACGCGAAAAGAGCACGCTCGACCGCACCGGGCTGCTCGGTGAACCCGCGTACGAGGCAGCGACTGGCCCGCTACGCTTCCGCGAGGACGGCAGCGTCGCGCGCGACATGGCGATCGTCGTGGCTGGGCCCGACGGCTACCAGAAGGTGGCGATGAGCCGCGGCGCGTGA
- a CDS encoding general secretion pathway protein GspK, whose product MTRRPPPPGEEGMILINVLLFVAIATGLVLLMVNREELALDGALRMREASRALAIVRGGEVSALVALRRDAIEAPQVDHAAEPWGALAESGIAIEGGTFDLVIADAEGRFNINSLRSGEAAPVIMFNTIARQVGLDEEQMLLAIAYVRGQGPITDLRPIRLAGVERAVADRLQRLVTALPGITQINLNAADREMLLLLFNDPAVVDRLIAVRDRQGFLTQQDLSDQNVTAPPGTRFASNTFWVRTRATIGSTAQSGAALIQRRPRDDGSIETVTVERWRNAAVPPEAPAFVDPA is encoded by the coding sequence ATGACCCGCCGCCCCCCGCCGCCCGGCGAAGAGGGCATGATCCTCATCAACGTCCTGCTGTTCGTCGCGATCGCCACCGGCCTCGTGCTGCTGATGGTCAACCGTGAGGAGCTCGCGCTCGACGGCGCGCTGCGGATGCGCGAGGCGTCGCGCGCGCTCGCGATCGTGCGCGGCGGCGAAGTCTCGGCGCTCGTGGCGCTGCGCCGCGATGCGATCGAGGCGCCGCAGGTCGATCACGCCGCCGAACCCTGGGGCGCGCTCGCCGAAAGCGGGATCGCGATCGAGGGCGGTACCTTCGACCTGGTGATCGCCGATGCCGAGGGGCGCTTCAACATCAACAGCCTGCGCTCGGGCGAGGCCGCTCCGGTCATCATGTTCAACACGATCGCGCGGCAGGTCGGGCTCGACGAGGAACAGATGCTGCTGGCGATCGCCTATGTCCGCGGGCAGGGGCCGATCACCGATCTCCGCCCGATCCGCCTCGCCGGGGTCGAGCGCGCGGTCGCCGACCGGCTGCAACGCCTCGTCACCGCGTTGCCCGGCATCACCCAGATCAACCTCAACGCCGCCGATCGCGAGATGCTGCTGCTGCTGTTCAACGATCCCGCGGTGGTCGATCGGCTGATCGCGGTGCGCGACCGGCAGGGCTTCCTGACCCAGCAGGATTTGAGCGACCAGAACGTCACCGCGCCGCCGGGCACGCGCTTTGCCTCGAACACCTTCTGGGTGCGTACCCGCGCGACGATCGGCAGCACCGCGCAATCGGGCGCCGCGCTGATCCAGCGGCGACCGCGCGACGATGGCAGCATCGAAACCGTGACCGTCGAACGCTGGCGCAACGCCGCCGTCCCGCCCGAGGCTCCCGCGTTCGTCGACCCCGCATGA
- a CDS encoding amidohydrolase family protein has translation MLRSAASILALAISLGAAAAAQTPPAQTPPAQTQPPVEATEAPEDQARDPNPAADQLPQPQPASTAPTTPVPAATPAAKPKWDVNAPTGATIRQVPIATDEGSWMDLDISPDGGTIAFALLGDLYTMPIGGGAPTRIAEGLAWEVQPRFSPDGNRIAFTSDRGGGDNIWVMNRDGSDKRQVTKEEFRLLNQPSWSPDGRFIAAKKHFTTGRSLGTGEVWLYHVSGGTGVKLVKRPDERHQKELGEPIFAPDGKGIYFTRNVTPGPIFEYAQDSNTNLFNIERYDLETGETTTAVSGNGGSVRPTPSRDGTRIAFVRREATKSKLYVRDLESGEERKIYDALDQDVQETWAVTGLYPNMAWMPGDREIVVWAGGKLRRVNVESGAATDIPFRISDTRGVANAPHPTVEVAPDRFTTAMPRFATVSPDGRQVVFESLGKLYVKPAAGGTARRLTRGGEGRELFPTWSRDGRTIAFVDWTDTALGRIVTVAASGGSPKVVTTRPGHYARPVFSPDGKTIAFEAKRSGGVTSRRYGDDPGVYRVAATGGAPVLIAKGMAQPQFAAASDRLFMVGEEEQKQLLVSTDLNGGAKRKHFAGELAVSYSVAPDGQYAAFIQNYEAHVLPLMPGNQAVDIDTEGKVLPVTRVSANGASYVNWSQDGQRLHWSMGPTLYTVDRNTLFANAPRAENAPKFVPPSQGLSLAMEQAADKPGGTVALTGARIVTMAGADGGIVDDGVVVIRGDRIVAIGPRASTPVPAGAKTIDVAGKTIIPGLVDAHAHGPQGDDEVVPQQNWSLLQNLALGTTTIHDPSSQASEIFVAKEMQAAGLLTGPRIFSTGEIIYGARAANVYAKIDSYEDALSHVRRLKAQGARSVKNYNQPRRDQRQMVVAAARAENIQVVAEGGSLFGMDMNLIADGNSTLEHNIPLDVFYKDVVQMFGQSDTNYTPTLVVSYGGLAGDPYWRQATNVWENPLLVHTPTDTLLAATARVTKAPESNFVDDNNAREANKIAKAGKLVSIGAHGQQAGIGSHWELWSFVRGGMTPVEALGAGTIVAAQSLGMARDIGSLEVGKLADLVVLDADPTADIRNSDKVNRVMVGGRMFDARTMNEVETGNRQRLPYWWQ, from the coding sequence ATGCTGCGTAGCGCTGCGTCCATCCTCGCCCTCGCCATTTCGCTGGGGGCCGCCGCCGCTGCCCAGACCCCGCCCGCCCAAACCCCACCAGCCCAGACCCAGCCGCCGGTCGAGGCGACCGAAGCCCCCGAGGATCAGGCGCGCGACCCCAATCCCGCCGCCGACCAGCTCCCGCAGCCGCAGCCCGCATCGACCGCGCCGACGACGCCGGTCCCCGCTGCGACCCCCGCGGCAAAGCCCAAATGGGACGTCAACGCCCCCACCGGCGCGACCATCCGCCAGGTGCCGATCGCGACCGACGAGGGTAGCTGGATGGACCTCGACATCAGCCCCGATGGCGGCACGATCGCCTTCGCGCTGCTCGGCGATCTTTACACCATGCCGATCGGCGGCGGCGCGCCGACGCGCATCGCCGAGGGGCTGGCATGGGAGGTGCAACCGCGCTTCTCGCCCGACGGCAACCGCATCGCCTTCACCTCGGATCGCGGCGGCGGCGACAATATCTGGGTGATGAACCGGGACGGCAGCGACAAGCGCCAGGTGACCAAGGAAGAATTCCGCCTGCTCAACCAGCCGAGCTGGTCGCCCGATGGCCGCTTCATCGCCGCCAAGAAGCATTTTACCACCGGCCGTTCGCTCGGCACCGGCGAGGTGTGGCTCTATCACGTCTCGGGCGGCACCGGGGTGAAGCTGGTCAAGCGCCCCGACGAGCGCCACCAGAAGGAACTGGGCGAGCCGATCTTCGCCCCCGACGGCAAGGGGATATACTTCACCCGCAACGTCACCCCGGGCCCGATCTTCGAATATGCGCAGGATTCGAACACCAATTTGTTCAATATCGAACGCTACGACCTCGAAACCGGCGAAACGACCACTGCGGTCTCGGGCAATGGCGGATCGGTGCGGCCGACGCCGTCGCGCGACGGCACGCGGATCGCCTTCGTCCGCCGCGAGGCGACCAAGTCCAAGCTCTACGTCCGCGATCTCGAATCGGGCGAGGAGCGCAAGATCTATGACGCGCTTGATCAGGACGTGCAGGAAACCTGGGCGGTCACCGGCCTGTATCCCAACATGGCGTGGATGCCCGGCGACCGCGAGATCGTCGTCTGGGCTGGCGGCAAGCTGCGCCGGGTGAATGTCGAAAGCGGTGCGGCGACCGACATCCCCTTCCGCATCAGCGACACCCGCGGCGTCGCCAATGCCCCGCATCCGACCGTCGAGGTCGCACCCGATCGCTTCACCACCGCGATGCCACGCTTCGCCACCGTCTCGCCCGACGGGCGGCAAGTGGTGTTCGAAAGCCTGGGCAAGCTCTACGTCAAGCCCGCAGCAGGCGGCACGGCGCGCCGGCTGACGCGCGGCGGCGAGGGGCGCGAGCTGTTCCCGACCTGGTCGCGCGACGGCCGCACGATCGCCTTCGTCGACTGGACCGATACCGCTCTCGGCCGGATCGTTACCGTCGCCGCCAGCGGTGGGTCGCCCAAGGTGGTGACCACGCGCCCCGGCCATTATGCCCGCCCGGTCTTCTCGCCCGACGGCAAGACGATCGCGTTCGAAGCCAAGCGCTCGGGCGGCGTCACCTCGCGCCGCTATGGCGACGATCCCGGCGTCTATCGCGTCGCCGCGACCGGCGGTGCGCCGGTGCTGATCGCCAAGGGGATGGCGCAGCCGCAATTCGCCGCCGCCTCCGATCGGCTGTTCATGGTTGGCGAGGAGGAGCAGAAGCAGTTGCTCGTCAGCACCGACCTCAATGGCGGCGCCAAGCGCAAGCATTTCGCGGGTGAACTGGCGGTCAGCTATTCGGTCGCGCCCGACGGGCAATATGCCGCCTTCATCCAGAATTATGAAGCGCATGTCCTGCCGCTGATGCCCGGCAACCAGGCGGTCGATATCGATACCGAGGGCAAGGTGCTGCCCGTCACCCGCGTCAGCGCCAATGGCGCGAGCTATGTGAACTGGTCGCAGGACGGCCAGCGGCTGCACTGGTCGATGGGGCCGACGCTTTATACTGTCGATCGCAACACGCTGTTCGCCAATGCCCCTCGCGCGGAAAATGCGCCCAAGTTCGTGCCGCCATCGCAGGGCCTCAGCCTTGCGATGGAGCAGGCCGCCGACAAGCCCGGTGGCACGGTCGCGCTCACCGGCGCGCGGATCGTGACGATGGCGGGTGCCGATGGCGGAATCGTCGATGACGGCGTCGTGGTGATCCGCGGCGACCGCATCGTCGCAATCGGCCCGCGCGCCTCGACCCCGGTACCGGCGGGCGCCAAGACGATCGACGTCGCGGGCAAGACGATCATTCCCGGCCTGGTCGATGCGCATGCGCACGGCCCGCAGGGCGATGACGAGGTGGTACCGCAGCAAAACTGGTCGCTGCTCCAGAATCTCGCGCTCGGCACCACGACGATCCACGACCCGTCGAGCCAGGCGAGCGAAATCTTCGTCGCCAAGGAAATGCAGGCGGCGGGATTGCTCACCGGTCCGCGCATCTTCTCGACCGGTGAGATCATCTATGGCGCGCGCGCAGCCAATGTGTACGCCAAGATCGACAGCTATGAAGATGCGCTGTCGCATGTCCGCCGGCTGAAGGCGCAGGGGGCGCGTTCGGTGAAGAACTACAACCAGCCGCGCCGCGACCAGCGGCAGATGGTGGTGGCGGCCGCGCGCGCCGAGAATATCCAGGTCGTCGCCGAGGGCGGCTCGCTGTTCGGCATGGACATGAACCTGATCGCCGACGGCAATTCGACGCTCGAGCACAATATCCCGCTCGACGTCTTCTACAAGGACGTGGTCCAGATGTTCGGCCAGTCGGACACCAACTACACGCCGACCTTGGTAGTGTCCTATGGCGGCCTGGCGGGCGATCCCTATTGGCGCCAGGCGACCAATGTCTGGGAAAACCCGCTGCTGGTCCACACCCCCACCGACACGTTGCTCGCGGCCACCGCGCGCGTGACCAAGGCGCCCGAGAGCAACTTCGTCGACGACAACAATGCGCGCGAGGCGAACAAGATCGCCAAGGCGGGCAAGCTCGTGTCGATCGGCGCGCACGGCCAGCAGGCGGGAATCGGCTCGCATTGGGAGCTGTGGTCGTTCGTCCGCGGCGGGATGACCCCGGTCGAGGCGCTGGGGGCGGGCACGATCGTCGCCGCGCAGTCGCTCGGCATGGCGCGCGACATCGGTTCGCTCGAAGTCGGCAAGCTCGCCGACCTGGTGGTGCTCGATGCCGATCCCACCGCCGACATCCGCAATTCGGACAAGGTCAACCGCGTGATGGTCGGCGGCCGGATGTTCGATGCCCGGACGATGAACGAAGTCGAGACCGGGAACCGCCAGCGGCTGCCTTATTGGTGGCAGTGA
- a CDS encoding MFS transporter, producing the protein MIPSISLLGARRFLPLFVTQFLGAFNDNLFKNALIFFVTYSVYNDVGAETTFSAVATGIFILPFFLFSALAGELADSHDKAAIMRTIKWAEIGIMIVGATGIFLELTWVMLLALFAMGVHSTFFGPIKYAVLPQHLAKEEVLGGTGLVEAGTYVAILAGTIAGGLLHPHHAAIAVIGVAVIGMLAARAIPPAPPSVAIKIDWNVLRSSIRLVRATMHVRRLFLAIVAISVFWSIAAMIAVLFPPLVKNVYFAEPSVASSFLAVFSIGIAIGSVIINRLLKGEVSARYAPASVLAMGGFLIDFWFTSRGWAPVVPGLADLPTFLRDPGAIRVFFDLAGISITGGMFVVPLYAFLTTIVDQSQTARTVAANNIVNSGAMVIGSVGILGVTNLGIELVNALWVLVATATVSAYAAWRLHQACD; encoded by the coding sequence ATGATTCCATCCATCAGCCTGCTCGGCGCGCGACGGTTCCTGCCCTTGTTCGTCACCCAGTTCCTGGGGGCCTTCAACGACAATCTGTTCAAGAACGCGCTGATCTTCTTCGTCACCTATTCGGTGTATAACGATGTCGGAGCCGAAACGACCTTCTCGGCGGTGGCGACGGGCATCTTCATCCTGCCCTTCTTCCTGTTTTCGGCGCTGGCGGGCGAGCTCGCCGACAGCCACGACAAGGCCGCGATCATGCGGACGATCAAATGGGCCGAGATCGGCATCATGATCGTCGGCGCGACGGGCATCTTCCTCGAACTCACCTGGGTGATGCTGCTCGCGCTGTTCGCGATGGGGGTGCATTCGACCTTTTTCGGGCCGATCAAATATGCCGTACTGCCGCAGCATCTCGCCAAGGAAGAGGTGCTGGGCGGCACCGGGCTGGTCGAGGCGGGCACCTATGTCGCGATCCTGGCGGGCACCATCGCCGGCGGGCTGCTGCACCCGCATCACGCCGCGATCGCGGTGATCGGCGTCGCGGTGATCGGCATGCTCGCGGCGCGCGCGATCCCGCCCGCGCCGCCTTCGGTGGCGATCAAGATCGACTGGAACGTGCTGCGATCGTCGATCCGGCTGGTGCGCGCGACGATGCATGTGCGCCGGCTGTTCCTGGCGATTGTCGCGATCAGCGTGTTCTGGAGCATCGCGGCGATGATCGCGGTGCTGTTCCCGCCGCTGGTGAAGAACGTCTATTTCGCCGAGCCGAGCGTCGCCAGCAGCTTCCTGGCGGTATTCTCGATCGGCATCGCGATCGGATCGGTGATCATCAACCGGCTGCTCAAGGGCGAGGTGTCGGCGCGCTATGCCCCCGCATCGGTGCTGGCGATGGGCGGGTTCCTGATCGATTTCTGGTTCACCTCGCGTGGCTGGGCGCCGGTGGTGCCGGGGCTTGCCGACCTGCCGACTTTCCTCCGCGATCCGGGCGCGATCCGCGTGTTCTTCGATCTGGCGGGGATATCGATCACCGGCGGCATGTTCGTGGTGCCGCTCTATGCCTTCCTGACGACGATCGTCGACCAGTCGCAAACCGCACGAACGGTGGCGGCGAACAACATCGTCAATTCGGGCGCGATGGTGATCGGATCGGTCGGCATCCTGGGGGTGACCAACCTGGGTATCGAGCTGGTCAACGCGCTGTGGGTGCTGGTCGCGACCGCGACGGTATCGGCCTATGCCGCGTGGCGGCTCCACCAGGCCTGCGACTGA
- a CDS encoding aminotransferase class V-fold PLP-dependent enzyme produces the protein MTSYKHLFQRATAAAPDRLHMAAHSHHLWPDASWLGQQAAWDDAARLADRKWRRVMEEIWPAAQAHVAHELNLPDPSTVCFSSNTHDFLLRIASAIERRPIRILTTDGEFHSFTRQALRWVEAGEAVVERVPVADGFEARLLDRAASGEHDLIVVSHVMFGTGRVVGGFDALAQVARPEGPWLLIDGYHGFMAVDTDLSAIADRAFYTSGGYKYAMAGEGVGFLHAPAGFAPRPVATGWYGAFDDLALPPEQVGYAPDARRFLGATFDPSGLYRFVAVRDMLAREGISTGVVSAHVAALRDRLIDSLGRSPLGDAELVNPPGKGAQARFIALRSPRAADWQAALLARDVITDVRGDVLRIGLGLYHDERDIDRFCAIASEL, from the coding sequence GTGACGAGCTACAAGCACCTGTTCCAGCGCGCCACCGCCGCCGCACCCGATCGGCTGCATATGGCGGCGCACAGCCATCATCTGTGGCCCGACGCGAGTTGGCTTGGCCAGCAGGCGGCGTGGGACGATGCCGCGCGGCTCGCCGATCGCAAATGGCGGCGCGTGATGGAGGAAATCTGGCCCGCAGCGCAGGCGCATGTCGCGCACGAGCTGAACCTGCCCGATCCCTCGACGGTCTGCTTTTCGAGCAACACCCATGATTTCCTGCTGCGTATCGCCTCGGCGATCGAGCGCCGCCCGATCCGCATCCTCACCACCGACGGCGAGTTCCACAGCTTCACCCGTCAGGCGCTGCGCTGGGTCGAGGCCGGCGAAGCCGTCGTCGAGCGCGTCCCCGTCGCCGACGGGTTCGAAGCGCGGCTGCTCGATCGCGCGGCGAGCGGCGAGCACGACTTGATCGTCGTCAGCCACGTGATGTTCGGCACCGGGCGCGTCGTCGGCGGGTTCGACGCGCTGGCGCAGGTCGCGCGGCCCGAAGGACCGTGGCTGCTGATCGACGGCTATCACGGCTTCATGGCGGTCGACACCGACTTGTCGGCAATCGCCGATCGCGCCTTCTACACCAGCGGCGGCTATAAATACGCGATGGCGGGGGAGGGGGTCGGCTTCCTCCACGCGCCCGCCGGCTTTGCGCCGCGCCCCGTCGCGACCGGCTGGTACGGCGCGTTCGACGACCTCGCGCTGCCGCCCGAACAGGTCGGCTACGCCCCCGATGCGCGCCGGTTTCTCGGCGCGACCTTCGATCCGTCGGGCCTCTACCGCTTCGTCGCGGTGCGCGACATGCTGGCGCGCGAAGGCATCTCGACCGGCGTCGTCAGCGCCCACGTCGCGGCGCTGCGCGATCGGTTGATCGACAGCCTGGGCCGTTCGCCGCTCGGCGATGCCGAACTGGTCAACCCTCCGGGCAAGGGCGCGCAGGCGCGCTTCATCGCCTTGCGCAGCCCGCGCGCCGCCGATTGGCAGGCGGCATTGCTCGCGCGCGACGTCATCACCGACGTGCGCGGCGACGTGCTGCGGATCGGCCTCGGCCTCTATCACGACGAACGCGACATCGATCGCTTCTGCGCGATCGCCTCGGAGCTTTAG